From Bdellovibrionota bacterium, one genomic window encodes:
- the polA gene encoding DNA polymerase I yields MKRLFLVDASNMFFRAFYAIRQLTNSKGMPTNALYGYLSMTVKLLREMKPDYMAYCFDSKEDGFREELFPDYKANRSEMPEEMIPQLPYFTKIIETLGIPCFQQAGVEADDIIGTLAVMAAKKQIEVTIVSGDKDFAQLITPTIKMYDTMKDVVYDVDGVKEKWGITPDQMIDYLSMIGDSSDNIPGVAGVGPKTALKLFDQYPSLDEIYKNIDSVKPDKLREKLINSKDIAYLSKQLVTIKTDIELNADVESLKLKPVNKAEMVELLNELDFKSFERKIFGVTQEAPVEIPTEIEKKIETPITAPTDNATSIEEKSVNAVEFEKEIKKGETLWILPNDRALFVATENKVFTLQDDLDKFSKIFDDKEVKWKGCDLKAFWKSLKLKTASAVWDHQIAAYIVTAGDIGLFPEIYEKCFNLKLPDFPSGTELLLANQQVEKHLREKMIVQNGLSVYETYDLPLIEVLYSMESYGVLLDTDILKKQSEGLHKDIRALETKIYELAGETFNIASPKQLSHLLFEKLKLTPIRKTKTGFSTDSDVLSKLQKEHPIAEKIIEYRELAKLKSTYVDTLPLLVDPKDHRVHTVFHQTVTTTGRLSSTNPNLQNIPIRTERGNAIRKAFIAAEGCELISADYSQIELRILAHVTSDPGLVKAFENDLDIHSATAAEVFNIKLDKVDSNLRRIAKAVNFGLAYGMGAHGLAENLGISRTEAADIISRYFQRFSKVQDYMTETIEIAKKQGYVEAASGRRRYLPELKSKNAQVRNFGERAAINAPMQGAASDIVKKAMIDIFAKSDAKMILQVHDELVFEVEKSKSEKYQKEIKDMMENVVKLKVPLKVNISSGNSWFDAH; encoded by the coding sequence ATGAAAAGACTCTTTCTTGTAGACGCCAGCAATATGTTTTTTAGGGCATTTTACGCCATTCGACAGCTCACAAACTCTAAAGGTATGCCGACTAATGCTTTGTATGGCTACCTTTCCATGACGGTTAAATTACTTCGTGAAATGAAGCCTGACTATATGGCTTATTGCTTTGATTCTAAGGAAGATGGTTTTCGCGAAGAGCTTTTTCCAGACTACAAAGCCAATCGATCTGAAATGCCGGAAGAGATGATTCCGCAGCTTCCTTACTTCACTAAAATTATCGAGACCCTTGGCATTCCATGCTTTCAGCAGGCTGGGGTTGAAGCGGATGACATTATCGGAACGCTAGCGGTGATGGCCGCGAAAAAACAAATCGAAGTGACCATCGTGAGCGGTGATAAGGATTTTGCGCAACTTATTACTCCAACCATCAAAATGTACGACACTATGAAAGACGTTGTGTATGACGTCGATGGTGTAAAAGAAAAGTGGGGAATTACTCCAGATCAAATGATTGATTATCTTTCTATGATTGGTGATTCTTCGGATAACATTCCGGGAGTTGCGGGCGTGGGCCCAAAGACTGCCTTGAAGCTTTTTGATCAATATCCATCGCTAGATGAAATTTATAAGAATATAGATTCTGTAAAGCCAGATAAACTTCGTGAGAAGCTCATCAACTCAAAAGATATCGCTTACCTTTCAAAGCAATTGGTAACTATCAAAACAGACATTGAATTGAATGCCGATGTTGAATCTCTAAAGTTAAAACCTGTGAACAAAGCCGAGATGGTTGAACTTTTGAATGAATTGGATTTCAAATCTTTTGAGAGAAAAATTTTCGGAGTGACGCAAGAAGCTCCTGTCGAAATCCCAACAGAAATTGAGAAAAAAATTGAAACCCCAATTACGGCTCCTACAGATAATGCTACAAGCATCGAAGAAAAAAGTGTAAATGCGGTAGAATTTGAAAAAGAAATTAAAAAGGGTGAGACACTTTGGATTTTGCCAAATGATCGGGCTTTATTCGTAGCGACTGAGAATAAGGTCTTTACTCTTCAAGATGACCTCGATAAATTCAGTAAAATTTTTGATGACAAAGAAGTAAAGTGGAAAGGTTGCGATCTTAAAGCTTTTTGGAAATCATTAAAACTAAAAACCGCAAGCGCTGTTTGGGACCATCAGATTGCAGCTTACATTGTTACGGCAGGTGATATCGGTCTTTTTCCTGAAATTTATGAGAAATGCTTTAACTTAAAACTTCCAGATTTTCCATCAGGGACAGAACTCTTATTGGCTAACCAGCAAGTGGAAAAGCATCTTCGCGAAAAGATGATCGTACAAAATGGCCTTAGCGTTTATGAGACCTATGATCTACCTCTTATTGAAGTTCTTTACTCAATGGAATCTTATGGTGTTCTTCTTGATACAGATATTTTAAAAAAACAAAGTGAAGGTCTTCATAAAGACATCAGAGCGTTAGAAACAAAAATTTATGAGTTGGCCGGAGAAACATTCAATATTGCTTCTCCAAAACAGCTCTCACATTTGCTTTTTGAAAAGCTCAAATTAACTCCTATTCGCAAAACTAAAACCGGATTTTCAACAGACTCAGATGTTCTTTCTAAATTACAGAAAGAACATCCCATTGCCGAAAAAATTATTGAGTACAGAGAGTTGGCAAAATTGAAATCCACTTATGTGGATACATTACCATTGCTGGTGGATCCTAAAGATCATCGAGTGCATACGGTATTTCATCAAACGGTAACCACGACAGGAAGGCTTTCTAGTACCAATCCTAATCTTCAAAATATCCCAATTCGTACTGAGCGTGGAAATGCTATACGAAAAGCTTTTATTGCAGCAGAGGGTTGCGAGTTGATTTCTGCCGATTATTCGCAAATTGAATTGAGAATTTTAGCGCATGTAACAAGTGACCCTGGATTAGTGAAAGCTTTTGAAAATGATCTTGATATTCACTCGGCGACGGCGGCAGAAGTGTTCAATATTAAATTGGATAAGGTCGACTCTAACCTAAGAAGAATTGCAAAAGCAGTCAACTTTGGTTTGGCTTACGGTATGGGCGCTCATGGCTTGGCTGAAAACTTGGGAATCTCAAGAACTGAGGCTGCGGATATTATCTCTAGATACTTCCAAAGATTTTCAAAAGTTCAAGACTACATGACAGAAACTATTGAAATCGCCAAAAAACAAGGTTACGTCGAGGCGGCTTCGGGCAGAAGAAGATATTTACCGGAATTAAAATCCAAGAATGCCCAAGTGAGAAACTTTGGTGAAAGAGCTGCCATCAATGCTCCCATGCAAGGAGCCGCTAGCGATATCGTGAAGAAGGCCATGATCGATATTTTTGCCAAGTCCGATGCAAAAATGATTCTACAAGTGCATGACGAATTGGTTTTTGAAGTCGAAAAATCAAAATCAGAAAAATACCAAAAAGAAATAAAAGACATGATGGAAAACGTAGTAAAACTTAAAGTCCCCTTAAAAGTAAACATCTCCTCCGGCAACTCCTGGTTCGACGCCCACTAA
- a CDS encoding MauE/DoxX family redox-associated membrane protein translates to MIKTYYPLILIFSYILGMTAFIELTAGEFDLMRWMSHFMSGFFLVFSFFKLLDLSGFAKAYATYDIVAKKIKIYGFIYPFLELGLGVLFALKIAPLYTNIFTLVLMSVSTIGVVQTLRIKSDFQCACLGTIFKLPMTRITLFEDLLMVLMSFAMILMLI, encoded by the coding sequence ATGATTAAAACATATTACCCTCTCATTTTAATTTTTTCTTATATTTTGGGAATGACGGCATTCATCGAACTGACTGCGGGTGAGTTTGATTTGATGAGGTGGATGAGCCACTTTATGAGTGGATTCTTTTTGGTATTTTCTTTCTTTAAGCTTTTAGATTTATCTGGTTTTGCAAAAGCTTATGCGACGTATGATATTGTGGCGAAAAAAATTAAAATCTATGGATTTATTTATCCCTTTTTAGAGTTGGGATTGGGAGTTCTCTTTGCTCTTAAAATTGCACCTCTTTACACAAATATCTTCACATTGGTGTTGATGTCGGTGAGTACGATTGGCGTAGTTCAAACTCTACGAATCAAATCGGACTTTCAATGTGCCTGTTTAGGGACAATTTTTAAATTACCCATGACTCGCATCACATTATTTGAAGATCTCTTAATGGTTTTGATGTCTTTTGCCATGATTCTTATGTTGATTTAA